The Saccharothrix variisporea genome has a segment encoding these proteins:
- a CDS encoding class F sortase, translating into MARLSAGVLLGVALALAACSTPTEPTPPTTPTATTASAGTTTPAPAARAVRIDPTEVVIPKIGARSSLVPLGLNPDETVQVPPVEQPMQAGWYVHARAPGEPGPAIILGHVDGNSQPGIFHRLKELVPGDGIDVARADGSTVRFAVVRVDQVSKERFPTDAVYGDTPDPVLRLITCGGVFDRSARSYQDNVIVYAKMI; encoded by the coding sequence ATGGCGAGACTCAGCGCGGGCGTCCTCCTCGGGGTGGCGCTCGCGCTCGCCGCGTGCTCGACGCCCACCGAGCCGACGCCGCCGACGACGCCGACGGCCACCACCGCATCGGCGGGCACGACGACACCGGCTCCTGCGGCGCGGGCGGTTCGGATCGACCCCACCGAGGTCGTGATCCCGAAGATCGGGGCGCGGTCCTCGCTGGTCCCGCTGGGTCTCAACCCGGACGAGACCGTCCAGGTGCCGCCGGTCGAGCAGCCGATGCAAGCCGGGTGGTACGTGCACGCGCGGGCGCCTGGTGAGCCCGGTCCCGCCATCATCCTGGGTCACGTCGACGGCAACTCCCAGCCGGGCATCTTCCACCGCCTGAAGGAGCTGGTGCCCGGCGACGGCATCGACGTGGCCCGCGCCGACGGCTCTACCGTCCGGTTCGCCGTCGTGCGGGTCGACCAGGTTTCCAAGGAGCGCTTCCCCACGGACGCGGTCTACGGGGACACGCCCGACCCCGTGCTGCGCCTGATCACCTGCGGGGGTGTGTTCGACCGGTCCGCGCGCAGCTACCAGGACAACGTGATCGTGTACGCGAAGATGATCTGA
- a CDS encoding MIP/aquaporin family protein, translated as MSNGSIFVWETLGTAILILLGAGVVANVVLKNSLGNGGGWLLINFGWGFAVFAGASVAAPSGAHLNPAVTLGLAISDKVEWSKVPVYFAGEMVGAFLGAVLAWAAYKAQFDTHDDLPNTRGIFCTGPTVPTIPWNLVTEIIGTFVLVIWILLSPGAKEAEGGIPQFGNSALGYAAVAFVVIGIGNSLGGPTGYAINPARDLGPRIAYAILPIRDKGSAEWGYSWIPVVGPLVGGALAALLYLALPV; from the coding sequence ATGAGCAATGGCTCGATCTTCGTCTGGGAGACCCTCGGCACCGCGATCCTGATCCTGCTCGGCGCGGGTGTCGTCGCCAACGTTGTCCTGAAGAACTCGCTGGGCAACGGCGGCGGCTGGCTCCTGATCAACTTCGGCTGGGGTTTCGCGGTCTTCGCGGGCGCCAGCGTGGCCGCGCCCAGCGGCGCGCACCTCAACCCGGCCGTCACCCTCGGACTGGCCATCTCGGACAAGGTCGAGTGGTCCAAGGTGCCCGTCTACTTCGCGGGGGAGATGGTCGGCGCGTTCCTCGGCGCGGTGCTCGCCTGGGCCGCGTACAAGGCCCAGTTCGACACGCACGACGACCTGCCCAACACGCGCGGCATCTTCTGCACCGGCCCGACCGTCCCGACGATCCCGTGGAACCTCGTCACGGAGATCATCGGCACGTTCGTGCTGGTCATCTGGATCCTGCTGAGCCCCGGCGCGAAGGAGGCGGAGGGCGGCATCCCCCAGTTCGGCAACTCCGCGCTGGGCTACGCGGCCGTCGCGTTCGTCGTCATCGGTATCGGCAACTCGCTCGGCGGCCCCACCGGGTACGCCATCAACCCCGCCCGCGACCTCGGTCCCCGCATCGCCTACGCGATCCTGCCCATCCGCGACAAGGGCAGCGCCGAGTGGGGCTACTCCTGGATCCCCGTCGTCGGCCCGCTGGTCGGCGGCGCCCTCGCGGCGCTGCTGTACCTCGCCCTGCCGGTCTGA
- a CDS encoding glycerol-3-phosphate dehydrogenase/oxidase, with translation MATRETPAEPSTPGRLGPRERETAWERLGAETFDLVVIGGGVVGVGSALDAATRGLRVALVEARDLASGTSSRSSKLFHGGLRYLEQLEFGLVREALRERELMLTRIAPHLVKPVSFLYPLSHRVWERPYTAAGLMLYDTMGGARSVPGQKHLTRAGALRMVPALKPDALIGGIRYYDAQADDARHTMMVGRTAAHYGAVVRTSTQVVGFLREADRVSGVRVRDVEDGRETDVRAHAVINATGVWTDELQRLSGSRGRFRVRASKGVHIVVPRDRIVSESGLILRTEKSVLFVIPWRNHWIVGTTDTDWNLDLAHPAATKNDIDYILDHVNSVLATPLTHDDIEGVYAGLRPLLAGESESTSKLSREHAVARVAPGLVAIAGGKYTTYRVMGADAVDAASVDLPGRLQPSITDKVPLVGADGYHALVNQADQLAHRYGLHPYRVRHLLDRYGSLVHEVLAASDPELLKPVPHAPDYLQVEVVYAASHEGALHLEDVLTRRTRISIEYPHRGVDCAEVVARLMARVHGWDDAQVAREVEIYTARVAAERASQTEPNDQAADAVRSAAPEARPKITEPVS, from the coding sequence GTGGCCACGCGCGAGACGCCCGCCGAGCCCTCCACCCCTGGTCGCCTGGGTCCCCGGGAGCGCGAGACGGCCTGGGAACGGCTGGGTGCGGAGACCTTCGACCTGGTGGTCATCGGCGGCGGCGTGGTCGGCGTCGGGTCGGCCCTGGACGCGGCGACGCGCGGGCTGCGGGTGGCGCTGGTGGAGGCGCGGGACCTGGCGTCCGGGACGTCCAGCCGGTCCTCCAAGCTGTTCCACGGCGGCCTGCGCTACCTGGAACAACTCGAGTTCGGGCTGGTCCGCGAGGCGCTGCGGGAACGCGAACTGATGCTCACCCGCATCGCGCCGCACCTGGTCAAACCGGTCAGCTTCCTGTACCCGCTGTCGCACCGCGTGTGGGAGCGCCCGTACACGGCGGCCGGGCTGATGCTCTACGACACCATGGGCGGTGCGCGGTCCGTGCCCGGCCAGAAGCACCTGACCAGGGCCGGGGCGCTGCGGATGGTGCCCGCGCTCAAGCCCGACGCCCTGATCGGCGGCATCCGGTACTACGACGCCCAGGCCGACGACGCCCGCCACACCATGATGGTCGGCCGGACCGCCGCGCACTACGGGGCCGTCGTGCGGACGTCCACGCAGGTCGTGGGCTTCCTGCGGGAGGCGGACCGGGTGTCGGGCGTCCGCGTGCGCGACGTCGAGGACGGGCGGGAGACCGACGTGCGCGCCCACGCGGTGATCAACGCGACCGGCGTGTGGACCGACGAGCTGCAACGGCTGTCCGGGTCGCGCGGGCGGTTCCGGGTGCGGGCGTCCAAGGGCGTGCACATCGTCGTGCCGAGGGACCGGATCGTGTCCGAGTCGGGCCTGATCCTGCGGACGGAGAAGTCGGTCCTGTTCGTCATCCCGTGGCGCAACCACTGGATCGTGGGCACGACCGACACGGACTGGAACCTCGACCTGGCCCACCCGGCGGCGACCAAGAACGACATCGACTACATCCTCGACCACGTCAACTCGGTGCTCGCCACCCCGTTGACCCACGACGACATCGAGGGCGTCTACGCGGGCCTGCGCCCGTTGCTGGCCGGCGAGAGCGAGTCGACTTCCAAGCTGTCCCGCGAGCACGCCGTGGCGCGCGTCGCGCCGGGCCTGGTCGCCATCGCCGGCGGCAAGTACACGACGTACCGGGTGATGGGCGCGGACGCCGTGGACGCCGCGTCCGTCGACCTACCGGGGCGGTTGCAACCGTCGATCACCGACAAGGTGCCGCTGGTCGGGGCGGACGGCTACCACGCGCTGGTCAACCAGGCCGACCAGCTCGCCCACCGGTACGGCTTGCACCCCTATCGGGTGAGGCACCTGCTGGACCGGTACGGGTCGCTGGTGCACGAGGTGCTGGCGGCGTCGGACCCGGAACTGCTCAAGCCCGTGCCCCACGCGCCGGACTACCTGCAGGTGGAAGTCGTGTACGCGGCCTCGCACGAGGGCGCGCTGCACCTGGAGGACGTGCTGACGCGCCGGACCCGCATCTCCATCGAGTACCCGCACCGGGGCGTGGACTGCGCGGAGGTGGTGGCCCGCCTGATGGCCCGGGTGCACGGGTGGGACGACGCCCAGGTGGCCCGCGAGGTCGAGATCTACACGGCCCGGGTGGCGGCGGAACGCGCTTCGCAGACCGAGCCGAACGACCAGGCCGCCGACGCGGTCCGGTCGGCGGCCCCCGAGGCGCGCCCGAAGATCACCGAACCGGTCAGCTGA
- a CDS encoding gamma-glutamylcyclotransferase family protein, which yields MPLYAAYGSNMDPNQMMERAPYSPMAGTGWLVGWRLTFGGEDLGWEGALATIVEDPDSQVFCVLYDVSPRDESRLDRWEGALGLYKKIRLRVQTLEGSVTAWLYVLDAYEGGLPSARYIGVVADAAEAAGAPDDYVADLRTRPCQGIGP from the coding sequence GTGCCGCTCTATGCCGCGTACGGGTCCAACATGGATCCGAACCAGATGATGGAGCGAGCCCCGTACTCGCCGATGGCGGGGACCGGATGGCTCGTCGGCTGGCGTCTGACCTTCGGTGGCGAGGACCTCGGCTGGGAAGGCGCGCTGGCCACCATCGTGGAGGACCCGGACTCCCAGGTCTTCTGCGTGCTCTACGACGTGAGCCCCCGCGACGAATCCCGCCTGGACCGGTGGGAGGGCGCGCTCGGCCTCTACAAGAAGATCCGCCTGCGGGTGCAGACCCTGGAGGGCTCGGTCACCGCGTGGCTGTACGTGCTGGACGCCTACGAGGGCGGCCTGCCGTCGGCCCGCTACATCGGTGTCGTCGCCGACGCGGCCGAGGCCGCCGGCGCGCCGGACGACTACGTGGCCGACCTGCGCACCCGCCCCTGCCAGGGCATCGGGCCGTGA
- a CDS encoding transcriptional regulator, with the protein MPSEDHGHGADSGTPPPPALSHTLSVEPNAIPSLRNAFAGALTKLDKQIELAITEVRVRPWAGDPVSQEAAEKFNERSVESGDSALTALQNYQQQLKGAMDALTLVEQQYRTIEDDNTGLMGQQGGC; encoded by the coding sequence ATGCCGTCGGAAGACCACGGCCACGGCGCGGACTCGGGCACGCCACCACCGCCTGCCCTGTCGCACACCCTCAGCGTCGAGCCCAACGCGATCCCGAGCCTGCGCAACGCGTTCGCGGGCGCGTTGACCAAGCTGGACAAGCAGATCGAGCTGGCCATCACCGAGGTCCGGGTCCGCCCGTGGGCCGGCGACCCGGTCAGCCAGGAAGCGGCGGAGAAGTTCAACGAGCGCTCGGTGGAGTCCGGCGACTCGGCGCTCACCGCGTTGCAGAACTACCAGCAGCAGCTCAAGGGCGCGATGGACGCCCTGACGCTGGTGGAGCAGCAGTACCGGACCATCGAAGACGACAACACCGGGTTGATGGGGCAGCAAGGCGGCTGCTGA
- a CDS encoding DUF3558 domain-containing protein, translating into MRAARTITALVALVATACTPLPEKKADGRVDEPLPATTTTVPQLPPRPRDLPLDQVDPCAVLSPEQRLQLSLDHEPSPYLETSFGNAKACTMRSGISGNVVRLALVTAEGVGVWLSENAQLDAKATTVVGFPALTVRTPGLDEVCNVEVDVAPSQFLDVMFRDGGNKTKVSQDILCQGAQRAAEAAVAGLLQRG; encoded by the coding sequence ATGAGGGCTGCTCGCACGATCACCGCGCTGGTCGCGCTGGTCGCCACCGCGTGCACGCCCCTGCCCGAGAAGAAGGCGGACGGGCGGGTCGACGAACCGCTGCCCGCCACCACGACCACGGTTCCGCAGCTGCCACCGCGGCCCCGGGACCTGCCGCTGGACCAGGTGGACCCCTGTGCCGTGCTCAGCCCGGAGCAGCGGCTGCAACTGAGTCTCGACCACGAGCCGAGCCCCTACCTGGAGACCAGCTTCGGCAACGCGAAGGCCTGCACCATGCGCAGCGGGATCAGCGGCAACGTGGTGCGGTTGGCGCTGGTCACGGCCGAGGGTGTCGGCGTGTGGCTGTCCGAGAACGCCCAGCTGGACGCGAAGGCCACGACCGTCGTCGGGTTCCCCGCGCTGACCGTGCGGACCCCCGGCCTGGACGAGGTGTGCAACGTCGAGGTGGACGTGGCCCCCAGCCAGTTCCTGGACGTGATGTTCCGGGACGGCGGTAACAAGACGAAGGTGTCCCAAGACATTCTCTGCCAAGGAGCACAACGGGCGGCAGAAGCCGCTGTCGCCGGTTTGCTGCAACGCGGCTGA
- a CDS encoding ESX secretion-associated protein EspG has translation MTTFGLDLGTHDVREPVTISALEFDVLWEHLRLETMPLVLKVPSPGKTHAERAELERRAWAGLESRGLGRPVALDPMLEDLLHLLNRPQREVDGRLWLGRSVRVLAAAKGQSAVLAVLDGDQLTLRPASAEGLPREALSVLPAAPPGPGHSVTLPSADLDAAAAAAGTPDKLEAALRERGVRADDAKVLADMFKDAGFRGQFGAAVRDKWGKRVRPEHVVAFFDNPNGRYVQLRRATPGQQPWSTVSPTDARRLVQHVTDLLPPP, from the coding sequence ATGACGACGTTCGGTCTGGACCTGGGCACGCACGACGTGCGCGAGCCCGTCACCATCTCGGCGCTGGAGTTCGACGTGCTCTGGGAGCACCTGCGGCTGGAGACCATGCCGCTGGTGCTCAAGGTGCCCTCACCGGGCAAGACGCACGCCGAACGGGCGGAGCTGGAGCGGCGGGCGTGGGCGGGTCTGGAGAGCCGGGGCCTGGGGCGCCCGGTGGCGCTGGACCCGATGCTGGAAGACCTGCTGCACCTGCTCAACCGGCCGCAGCGCGAGGTGGACGGCCGGTTGTGGCTGGGCCGCAGCGTGCGGGTGCTGGCGGCGGCCAAGGGCCAGTCGGCGGTGCTCGCGGTGCTCGACGGCGACCAGCTCACCCTGCGCCCGGCCTCCGCCGAGGGCCTGCCCCGCGAGGCGCTGTCCGTGCTGCCCGCCGCACCGCCCGGACCGGGCCACTCGGTGACCCTGCCCAGCGCCGACCTCGACGCCGCCGCGGCCGCCGCGGGCACGCCGGACAAGCTCGAAGCGGCGCTGCGCGAACGGGGTGTGCGGGCGGACGACGCCAAGGTGCTCGCCGACATGTTCAAAGACGCCGGGTTCCGCGGCCAGTTCGGCGCGGCCGTGCGGGACAAGTGGGGCAAGCGGGTGCGCCCCGAGCACGTGGTGGCGTTCTTCGACAACCCGAACGGCCGCTACGTCCAGCTCCGCCGCGCCACCCCGGGCCAGCAGCCGTGGAGCACCGTCTCCCCGACCGACGCGCGCCGGCTCGTCCAGCACGTCACGGACCTGCTGCCGCCGCCCTGA
- the glpK gene encoding glycerol kinase GlpK encodes MTKYVAAIDQGTTSTRCMVFDHSGRVVSVDQKEHEQIFPKAGWVEHNPEEVWTNTRQVAAGALAKADLTAADIAAVGITNQRETAVVWDRTTGKPVYNAIVWQDTRTDKICQDLAGLGGGQERYRDKTGLPLATYFSGPKIRWILDNVEGAREKAEAGDLLFGNMDTWVLWNMTGGVEGGVHVTDPTNASRTLLMDLDTLSWDEGIAADMGIPLSMLPEIRSSSETYGQVRERGALAGVPISGILGDQQAATFGQACLSPGEAKNTYGTGNFVLLNTGTDKVMSENGLLTTVCYKIGDSAPVYALEGSIAVTGSLVQWLRDNLGMIGTAAEIEEHARTVEDNGGAYFVPAFSGLFAPYWRSDARGAIVGLTRFVNKGHLARAVLEATAFQTREVIDAMNADSGVALTSLKVDGGMVVNELLMQFQADILGVPVIRPVVAETTALGAAYAAGLAVGFWASEDDIRQNWAQDKQWDPALDEETRERQYHFWKKAVTRTFDWVE; translated from the coding sequence ATGACCAAGTACGTGGCAGCGATCGACCAGGGCACGACGTCGACCCGCTGCATGGTCTTCGACCACTCGGGCCGGGTGGTCTCGGTCGACCAGAAGGAGCACGAGCAGATCTTCCCCAAGGCCGGGTGGGTCGAGCACAACCCCGAAGAGGTGTGGACCAACACCCGGCAGGTCGCCGCCGGCGCGCTCGCCAAGGCCGACCTCACCGCCGCCGACATCGCCGCCGTCGGCATCACCAACCAGCGCGAGACGGCCGTCGTGTGGGACCGCACCACCGGCAAGCCCGTCTACAACGCGATCGTCTGGCAGGACACCCGCACCGACAAGATCTGCCAGGACCTGGCCGGGTTGGGCGGCGGCCAGGAGCGCTACCGCGACAAGACCGGCCTGCCGCTGGCCACCTACTTCTCCGGCCCCAAGATCCGCTGGATCCTGGACAACGTCGAGGGCGCCCGCGAGAAGGCCGAGGCCGGGGACCTGCTGTTCGGCAACATGGACACCTGGGTCCTGTGGAACATGACCGGCGGCGTCGAGGGCGGCGTGCACGTCACCGACCCGACCAACGCCTCCCGCACCCTGCTCATGGACCTCGACACGCTGAGCTGGGACGAGGGCATCGCCGCCGACATGGGCATCCCGCTGTCCATGCTGCCGGAGATCCGGTCGTCGTCGGAGACCTACGGCCAGGTCCGGGAACGCGGCGCGCTCGCCGGCGTGCCGATCTCGGGCATCCTCGGCGACCAGCAGGCGGCCACGTTCGGGCAGGCGTGCCTGTCGCCCGGCGAGGCCAAGAACACCTACGGCACCGGCAACTTCGTGCTGCTCAACACCGGCACCGACAAGGTGATGAGCGAGAACGGCCTGCTCACCACGGTCTGCTACAAGATCGGCGACTCCGCGCCGGTCTACGCGCTGGAGGGCTCCATCGCGGTGACGGGGTCGCTCGTGCAGTGGCTGCGCGACAACCTCGGCATGATCGGCACGGCCGCCGAGATCGAGGAGCACGCGCGGACGGTCGAGGACAACGGCGGCGCGTACTTCGTGCCCGCGTTCTCCGGCCTGTTCGCGCCGTACTGGCGGTCGGACGCGCGCGGCGCGATCGTCGGCCTGACGCGGTTCGTCAACAAGGGCCACCTCGCGCGGGCGGTGCTGGAGGCGACCGCGTTCCAGACCCGCGAGGTGATCGACGCGATGAACGCCGACTCCGGGGTGGCGCTGACGTCGCTGAAGGTCGACGGAGGCATGGTGGTCAACGAGCTGCTCATGCAGTTCCAGGCCGACATCCTGGGCGTGCCGGTGATCCGGCCGGTGGTCGCGGAGACCACGGCGTTGGGCGCGGCGTACGCGGCCGGGCTCGCGGTCGGGTTCTGGGCGTCGGAGGACGACATCCGCCAGAACTGGGCGCAGGACAAGCAGTGGGACCCGGCGCTGGACGAGGAGACCCGGGAGCGCCAGTACCACTTCTGGAAGAAGGCGGTGACCCGGACGTTCGACTGGGTCGAGTGA
- a CDS encoding NAD(P)H-quinone dehydrogenase: protein MTRIVIMGGGPAGYEAALVAAQHGADVTVIEREGLGGACVLYDCVPSKTFIASAGGRSAFRNAGELGIRTSDTTAAVDLPVVHGRVKGLALAQSSDVRARLQREGVRIVNGTAKFCDDARGLAQHQVVAELKDGGTEVLPADVVLIATGATPRVLPGAEPDGKRVLTWRQIYDLPELPEHLAVIGSGVTGVEFASAYTELGVKVTMVSSRDRVLPHEDADAAVVLEDVFAERGTAVVKHARADRVENVGDQVLIHLEDGRTIEASHALMTVGSVPNTTDIGLDKIGIELGRGGYIPVDRVSRTNVPGVYAAGDCTGVLLLASVAAMQGRIAMWHALGEGVSPIKLKTVAANVFTNPEIASVGISQQAIDSGEVPARTIMLPLATNPRAKMEGLRRGFVKLFCRPATGVVIGGVVVAPNASELILPIALAVQNQLTVEDLATTFSVYPSLTGSITEAGRQLMRHDDLD from the coding sequence GTGACCCGCATCGTCATCATGGGCGGTGGGCCCGCAGGTTACGAGGCGGCGCTGGTCGCGGCGCAGCACGGGGCCGACGTCACGGTCATCGAGCGCGAGGGCCTGGGCGGCGCCTGCGTGCTGTACGACTGCGTGCCGTCCAAGACGTTCATCGCCTCGGCCGGTGGCCGCAGCGCCTTCCGCAACGCCGGTGAGCTGGGCATCCGCACCTCCGACACGACCGCCGCCGTCGACCTGCCGGTCGTGCACGGCCGCGTGAAGGGCCTGGCGCTGGCCCAGTCCTCCGACGTGCGCGCCCGCCTCCAGCGCGAAGGCGTGCGGATCGTCAACGGCACCGCGAAGTTCTGCGACGACGCCCGAGGCCTGGCCCAGCACCAGGTCGTGGCCGAGCTCAAGGACGGCGGCACGGAGGTCCTGCCCGCCGACGTCGTGTTGATCGCCACTGGCGCGACCCCGCGCGTGTTGCCCGGCGCCGAACCGGACGGCAAGCGCGTCCTGACCTGGCGCCAGATCTACGACCTGCCGGAACTCCCCGAGCACCTCGCGGTCATCGGCTCCGGCGTGACCGGCGTGGAGTTCGCCTCGGCCTACACCGAGCTGGGCGTGAAGGTGACCATGGTCTCCAGCCGGGACCGCGTGCTCCCGCACGAGGACGCCGACGCGGCCGTGGTCCTGGAGGACGTCTTCGCCGAACGCGGCACAGCCGTCGTCAAGCACGCCCGCGCCGACCGCGTCGAGAACGTCGGCGACCAGGTCCTGATTCACCTGGAAGACGGTCGCACGATCGAGGCCAGTCACGCTCTGATGACCGTCGGCTCGGTGCCCAACACGACCGACATCGGCCTGGACAAGATCGGCATCGAACTCGGTCGCGGCGGCTACATCCCGGTCGACCGGGTGTCCCGCACCAACGTCCCCGGCGTCTACGCAGCTGGCGACTGCACCGGCGTGCTGCTGCTGGCGTCGGTGGCGGCCATGCAGGGCCGGATCGCCATGTGGCACGCGCTGGGCGAGGGCGTGAGCCCGATCAAGCTCAAGACGGTCGCGGCGAACGTCTTCACCAACCCGGAGATCGCGTCGGTCGGCATCAGCCAGCAGGCCATCGACTCGGGCGAGGTCCCGGCCCGGACGATCATGCTGCCCCTGGCCACCAACCCCCGCGCCAAGATGGAAGGCCTGCGCCGGGGCTTCGTGAAGCTCTTCTGCCGCCCGGCGACCGGCGTCGTCATCGGCGGCGTGGTGGTGGCCCCGAACGCGAGCGAACTCATCCTGCCGATCGCCCTGGCCGTGCAGAACCAACTGACCGTCGAGGACCTGGCGACCACCTTCTCGGTCTACCCGTCCCTGACCGGCTCGATCACCGAGGCCGGCCGCCAGCTCATGCGCCACGACGACCTGGACTGA
- a CDS encoding PPE domain-containing protein — translation MPEGHRWSGYSHEELYQKINSGPGPKASHASMERWEGVSAALAEINSELHAGVLGSGAKWEGTAADQARSGMNPLAAWADEARGGAEVMRLSAELQADYIAKARADMPPPVKVTAEDPGTVLTALTHLVGQQTDHEIQEKVRNAAEQRAREVMTTYASSTTSNVTTLGQFNQPPQLVITTSDVVRTDGAGVAPGYGFHGGVRGGGRWGRYGGGRGWNRGGTAPQTRPAAPVSGGASTTVSGSTQTSSTTRPTSAPIGSSQLGSTSFGPGGVIGGGSDGRQQDRRKGGTADTTTEQNTQSATEQQQQGAGGHRPSGTTVASSAEFGALATTANAQHVATGAGPTSGVLGAGHQGSGDTVHKRTAPAPVQQAFDPFGGLGGGRADEEEDAEHDGADYLRETDDIYGLGGHISPPVIGESTTR, via the coding sequence ATGCCCGAGGGCCACCGCTGGAGCGGGTACAGCCACGAAGAGCTCTACCAGAAGATCAACTCCGGGCCGGGCCCGAAGGCCTCGCACGCCTCGATGGAGCGCTGGGAGGGCGTCTCGGCCGCGTTAGCCGAGATCAACTCCGAGCTGCACGCGGGTGTCCTGGGCTCCGGCGCGAAGTGGGAGGGCACGGCGGCCGACCAGGCGCGCAGCGGCATGAACCCGCTCGCCGCGTGGGCCGACGAGGCGCGCGGCGGCGCGGAGGTCATGCGGCTGTCCGCCGAGCTCCAGGCCGACTACATCGCCAAGGCCCGCGCCGACATGCCGCCGCCGGTCAAGGTCACCGCCGAGGACCCGGGCACCGTGCTGACCGCCCTGACCCACCTGGTCGGGCAGCAGACCGACCACGAGATCCAGGAGAAGGTGCGCAACGCCGCCGAGCAGCGCGCCCGCGAGGTGATGACCACCTACGCGTCCTCCACCACCTCCAACGTGACCACGCTGGGCCAGTTCAACCAGCCGCCGCAGCTGGTGATCACCACCTCCGACGTGGTGCGCACCGACGGGGCGGGCGTCGCGCCCGGCTACGGGTTCCACGGCGGCGTGCGCGGCGGCGGGCGCTGGGGCCGCTACGGCGGCGGACGCGGCTGGAACCGCGGCGGCACCGCGCCCCAGACCCGGCCGGCCGCACCGGTGAGCGGCGGCGCGTCGACCACCGTCTCCGGCAGCACCCAGACCAGCTCGACCACGCGCCCCACGAGCGCGCCGATCGGCTCGTCCCAGCTCGGCTCGACGAGCTTCGGCCCCGGCGGCGTGATCGGCGGCGGCTCGGACGGCCGCCAGCAGGACCGCCGCAAGGGCGGCACCGCCGACACCACCACCGAGCAGAACACCCAGTCCGCCACCGAACAGCAGCAGCAGGGCGCCGGCGGCCACCGGCCCAGCGGCACGACGGTGGCCAGCTCGGCGGAGTTCGGCGCGCTCGCCACCACGGCCAACGCCCAGCACGTGGCGACCGGGGCCGGCCCGACGAGCGGCGTCCTCGGCGCGGGCCACCAGGGCAGCGGCGACACGGTCCACAAGCGCACCGCGCCCGCGCCCGTGCAGCAGGCCTTCGACCCGTTCGGCGGGCTCGGCGGGGGCCGCGCGGACGAGGAAGAGGACGCCGAGCACGACGGCGCCGACTACCTTCGGGAAACCGACGACATCTACGGACTCGGCGGGCACATCTCGCCGCCGGTGATCGGGGAGAGCACGACCCGCTGA
- a CDS encoding GNAT family N-acetyltransferase, with translation MEPVDLKADGFVLDQLTAADAPALLAAVDDDAIGQWLSGYRLPDERAALAFIGYRAWQWAADQRCSWVVRDEDGAIAGEVCLRDLDHHDRNALAVCWTAATHRGRGVAVAALTAALRFGFEEVGLHRVGYRHSVANHASRRVAEKCGFTFEGTLRGAELVHGVHHDLLQWSRLATD, from the coding sequence ATGGAGCCGGTCGACCTCAAGGCGGACGGGTTCGTGCTCGACCAGCTCACCGCCGCCGACGCACCCGCGCTGCTCGCCGCCGTGGACGACGACGCCATCGGGCAGTGGCTGTCCGGCTACCGGCTGCCCGACGAACGGGCCGCCCTCGCCTTCATCGGCTACCGGGCCTGGCAGTGGGCCGCCGACCAGCGCTGTTCCTGGGTGGTCCGGGACGAGGACGGGGCCATCGCGGGCGAGGTGTGCCTGCGGGACCTCGACCACCACGACCGCAACGCGCTCGCCGTCTGCTGGACCGCCGCCACCCACCGCGGCCGGGGCGTGGCCGTCGCCGCCCTCACCGCCGCCCTCCGGTTCGGGTTCGAGGAGGTCGGCCTGCACCGGGTCGGCTACCGGCACTCCGTGGCCAACCACGCCTCCCGCCGGGTGGCGGAGAAGTGCGGGTTCACCTTCGAGGGCACGCTGCGCGGCGCGGAGCTGGTGCACGGCGTCCACCACGACCTCCTCCAGTGGTCGCGGCTGGCCACGGATTAG
- a CDS encoding GNAT family N-acetyltransferase → MEPVEINAGEYYLRQLRVDDRIDDRPALSRFATPEQARAHIERRANEWETDAGCSWAVCEQLSNTAVGEVAVSATGELFCWISPQHRGKGIATHCVEAVAGFAFGFLDLESLTTTPCDKAAERVAQKCGFTAGSSHGVWTRLR, encoded by the coding sequence ATGGAGCCGGTCGAGATCAACGCGGGCGAGTACTACCTCCGGCAGCTGCGGGTGGACGACCGCATCGACGACCGCCCGGCCCTGAGCCGGTTCGCCACCCCGGAACAAGCGCGGGCGCACATCGAGCGCCGGGCGAACGAGTGGGAAACCGACGCCGGCTGTTCGTGGGCGGTGTGTGAACAGTTGTCGAACACCGCGGTCGGCGAGGTGGCCGTGTCGGCGACCGGGGAACTGTTCTGCTGGATCAGTCCGCAACACCGCGGAAAGGGCATCGCGACCCACTGCGTCGAAGCCGTCGCCGGGTTCGCGTTCGGTTTTCTCGACCTGGAAAGCCTCACCACCACCCCCTGCGACAAAGCCGCCGAACGCGTTGCGCAAAAATGCGGATTCACGGCAGGTAGTTCACACGGCGTGTGGACCCGGCTACGGTAG